A genome region from Acinetobacter lwoffii includes the following:
- a CDS encoding helix-turn-helix domain-containing protein yields MNYSENDSPIYIASVIGERLKRIRLNQDMTQAEIANKAWISRRAVLNAEKGDVRLVELIAILGALNMLGNLDQLIPEVSFSPIQLLKLKGKVRKKASGNNKRTQKLVIKTAKPELDW; encoded by the coding sequence ATGAATTATTCCGAAAATGATAGTCCGATATATATTGCGTCAGTAATAGGTGAGCGCCTAAAACGCATCCGATTGAATCAAGATATGACACAAGCGGAGATTGCTAATAAAGCTTGGATTAGTCGGAGAGCTGTCCTTAATGCGGAGAAAGGCGACGTTCGACTAGTAGAGCTGATCGCTATTTTAGGTGCGCTCAATATGTTGGGTAATCTAGATCAATTGATACCTGAAGTATCATTTTCACCGATACAGTTGCTTAAGCTCAAAGGTAAAGTTCGCAAAAAAGCCTCAGGTAATAATAAACGAACTCAAAAACTGGTTATAAAGACCGCAAAGCCAGAATTAGATTGGTGA
- a CDS encoding IS701 family transposase — MIRRIKHASTATCTLPIYMGFLMTEPNSISCTQLAETYNISHDSVNRFLEREDYTPHDLYQESIQHIDNNKLIVSIDDNVLDKPYSQHMDLVSYFWSGKHHRSVKGINLITLYATDQNGQNIPINFRIYDKSESKTKNDYFMDMLSEVLSWGAKIQFITGDSWYSSTGNLKTIRKYGIRFMFGIDCNRKVSPEKGQWFQLRLLPDFHQGQVVWLKDFGFVQLFKTQLKEQQRFYIVHQDEDDLLSFEGFHELHSSHWKIEQYHRVIKQVCHIEKFQVRRSKLILNHIFSALMAYVEIQKNQFERIFENIYRWQKKLFRPMIKNFIDDFILDKNHLLPQRIYK, encoded by the coding sequence GTGATCAGACGAATTAAACATGCTTCTACAGCAACTTGTACATTACCCATTTATATGGGCTTTCTCATGACAGAACCGAACTCTATTAGCTGCACACAACTTGCCGAGACTTATAATATCTCGCATGATAGTGTAAATCGCTTTCTAGAGCGTGAAGACTACACACCTCACGACCTATATCAAGAATCAATTCAACATATTGATAATAATAAACTTATAGTCAGTATTGATGATAATGTTTTAGATAAACCATATAGTCAACATATGGACTTGGTTAGCTATTTTTGGTCAGGCAAACACCACCGATCCGTCAAGGGTATTAATCTCATTACCTTGTATGCGACAGATCAAAATGGTCAAAATATTCCAATTAATTTCCGAATTTATGACAAATCTGAAAGTAAAACCAAGAATGATTACTTTATGGATATGTTAAGTGAAGTACTCAGTTGGGGTGCAAAGATTCAATTTATTACAGGTGATAGTTGGTATTCATCGACTGGAAATCTAAAAACCATAAGAAAATATGGTATTCGATTTATGTTTGGTATCGACTGTAACCGTAAGGTTTCCCCAGAAAAAGGACAATGGTTTCAACTGCGTTTATTGCCAGATTTCCATCAGGGTCAAGTGGTCTGGCTCAAAGATTTTGGCTTTGTACAATTATTTAAGACTCAGTTAAAAGAACAGCAGAGGTTTTATATTGTGCATCAAGATGAAGATGATTTATTGTCCTTTGAAGGTTTTCATGAATTACATTCAAGTCATTGGAAAATAGAGCAATATCACCGGGTGATTAAACAAGTTTGTCATATTGAAAAGTTTCAAGTAAGACGATCTAAACTGATTTTGAATCATATTTTTTCAGCCTTGATGGCCTACGTTGAGATACAAAAGAACCAGTTTGAGCGGATCTTTGAAAATATATATCGTTGGCAGAAGAAATTATTTAGACCAATGATCAAAAACTTCATTGATGACTTTATTCTCGATAAAAATCATCTGCTACCACAGAGAATCTATAAATAA
- a CDS encoding type I restriction-modification system subunit M yields MTNNNFSQVAAFIWSVADLLRGDFKQSQYGRVILPFTLLRRLECVLEDSKADVLAANEKVKLMPLPEEAKEKMLLKATNGLSFFNTSELDLGSLGQKDIRSNLNTYIQNFSKDAREIFEHFKFDEFIGLLDDANLLYKVVQYFSDPKIDLSPKNISNHEMGLVFEELIRRFAEGSNETAGEHFTPRDIVRLTTGLVFSKDDDVLSGDGIIRTIYDPTAGTGGFLSSGSEYVYEHNPDAVMRVFGQELNPESYAICKADMLIKGQDVRNIKLGNTLSNDQLAYEKFDYMLSNPPFGVDWKKIESDIKDEHEQKGFEGRFGAGLPRVSDGSLLFLMHLISKMRNKDDSTAQGSRIGIILNGSPLFTGSAGSGESEIRRYILEADLLEAIIALPTDMFYNTGIATYVWVLSNKKETQRKGKVQLIDGSNLYSKMRKSLGSKRNEMSEDDIAMITRSYGDFEVTDARELDKPAEVKSNRGRQSVNPKNEAAKTFSSKIFDSYDFGYRRVTIERPLRLSAQVSDDAVASLRFAPKPFNAVMQKVYAQYATNWTEDSYGQLDEFEVEIRALIKAEFSELKEKDIKTVLEPKLWLEQRNLLNKAKCLQAKIGTAQCDDFNVFDDVLKQALKDANVKLETKEKKQFLDAITWKNADAEPVINKVVKGAENPLYGQFSYKGKVVEFVQDGDLRDAENIALDPSQSTTDLIESYFKREVQPHVPDAWINADKRDAQDAEIGIVGYEIPFNRHFYVYEPPRDLSEIDADLDAVSREIMALLHEVHS; encoded by the coding sequence ATGACAAATAATAATTTTTCACAAGTAGCAGCTTTTATCTGGTCGGTGGCAGATTTACTGCGTGGTGACTTCAAACAATCGCAATACGGTCGTGTCATTCTCCCATTTACGCTGTTGCGCCGTTTAGAGTGTGTACTTGAAGACAGTAAGGCAGATGTATTGGCAGCCAATGAAAAAGTGAAACTCATGCCGCTGCCAGAAGAAGCCAAAGAAAAAATGCTGCTAAAGGCAACCAATGGCCTGTCATTTTTTAATACCTCCGAGCTGGATTTAGGCAGCCTGGGTCAAAAAGACATTCGTTCAAACCTCAATACTTATATTCAAAACTTCTCCAAAGATGCACGTGAAATCTTTGAACACTTCAAGTTCGATGAATTTATTGGTCTCCTGGATGATGCCAATTTGCTTTACAAAGTCGTTCAATATTTTTCAGATCCTAAAATTGATCTCAGTCCAAAAAATATATCTAACCATGAAATGGGCTTGGTGTTTGAAGAGCTGATCCGCCGTTTTGCTGAAGGTTCAAATGAAACTGCAGGGGAACACTTTACCCCACGTGACATCGTTCGTTTAACCACAGGTCTGGTATTCAGTAAGGATGATGATGTGCTGAGTGGTGACGGTATTATTCGGACCATTTACGATCCTACGGCGGGTACGGGTGGGTTTTTATCCTCAGGTTCGGAATATGTCTATGAGCATAACCCTGATGCGGTAATGCGCGTTTTTGGGCAGGAGTTAAACCCTGAGTCTTATGCGATCTGTAAAGCAGACATGCTGATCAAAGGTCAGGACGTGCGTAATATCAAACTGGGTAATACTCTCTCCAATGACCAATTGGCCTATGAGAAGTTTGACTACATGCTATCGAATCCGCCATTTGGGGTGGACTGGAAGAAGATCGAATCAGATATTAAAGACGAGCATGAGCAAAAAGGCTTTGAAGGTCGTTTTGGTGCAGGCTTGCCACGTGTGTCTGATGGATCTTTGCTGTTCCTGATGCATCTGATTAGCAAGATGCGTAATAAAGACGACAGCACGGCGCAGGGCAGTCGTATTGGTATTATTTTGAATGGTTCACCACTCTTTACAGGCAGTGCGGGCAGTGGTGAAAGTGAAATCCGCCGTTATATTTTAGAAGCAGATTTGTTGGAAGCCATTATCGCGCTACCCACCGATATGTTCTATAACACCGGTATTGCGACTTATGTTTGGGTACTCAGCAATAAAAAAGAGACTCAACGTAAGGGCAAAGTACAGCTGATTGACGGTAGCAACCTGTACAGCAAAATGCGTAAGTCTCTTGGCTCTAAACGTAATGAAATGAGCGAAGACGATATTGCGATGATTACCCGCAGTTATGGTGACTTTGAAGTGACGGATGCACGTGAACTGGATAAGCCCGCAGAGGTTAAGTCTAATCGTGGTCGTCAATCGGTTAATCCTAAAAATGAAGCTGCTAAAACCTTTTCTAGCAAAATCTTTGACAGCTATGATTTTGGCTACCGCCGTGTGACCATTGAGCGTCCATTGCGCTTATCTGCTCAGGTGAGTGATGACGCCGTAGCATCGTTACGTTTTGCACCTAAGCCGTTTAATGCGGTGATGCAAAAGGTCTATGCGCAATACGCTACGAACTGGACAGAAGACAGCTATGGTCAGCTTGATGAGTTTGAGGTGGAAATCCGTGCGCTGATTAAAGCCGAATTTAGCGAGCTGAAAGAAAAAGATATTAAGACCGTACTTGAGCCAAAATTGTGGTTGGAACAGCGTAACTTATTAAACAAAGCTAAATGTTTACAAGCGAAGATCGGCACGGCGCAATGTGATGACTTTAATGTCTTTGATGATGTACTCAAGCAAGCGTTAAAAGATGCCAATGTGAAACTGGAAACCAAAGAGAAGAAGCAATTCCTGGATGCGATCACCTGGAAAAATGCCGACGCTGAACCTGTTATCAATAAAGTGGTGAAAGGCGCAGAAAATCCGCTTTATGGTCAGTTTAGCTATAAAGGCAAAGTGGTTGAGTTTGTGCAGGATGGTGATTTGCGTGATGCGGAAAACATTGCCCTTGACCCAAGCCAAAGCACCACCGATTTAATCGAGTCTTACTTTAAGCGTGAAGTTCAACCGCATGTGCCTGATGCATGGATTAACGCCGATAAGCGTGATGCTCAAGATGCTGAAATTGGTATTGTCGGTTATGAGATTCCGTTTAACCGCCATTTTTATGTGTATGAGCCACCACGTGATTTAAGCGAAATTGATGCAGATTTGGATGCAGTCAGCCGTGAAATTATGGCACTTCTTCATGAGGTGCATTCTTAA